The proteins below come from a single Oerskovia jenensis genomic window:
- a CDS encoding YdeI/OmpD-associated family protein gives MVTDRRADAPRFHPETAAQWRAWLAEHHDDEVPGVWVVQWRRASGRAPIDYDELIEEALSFGWIDGTVQTIDDERSMMWLTRRRPGSRWTRLSKERVARAEADGRMTDAGRAVIDAARADGSWTRYDDAEALVVPDDLASAFAAAPPAREHWDAFPPGVRRLILGWVADAKRAPTRAARIAETAEKAQRGERAHSQPR, from the coding sequence ATGGTGACCGACCGGCGCGCGGACGCGCCCCGCTTCCACCCCGAGACCGCGGCGCAGTGGCGTGCGTGGCTCGCCGAGCACCACGACGACGAGGTGCCCGGCGTCTGGGTCGTGCAGTGGCGGCGGGCGAGCGGCCGCGCCCCGATCGACTACGACGAGCTCATCGAGGAGGCGTTGAGCTTCGGGTGGATCGACGGGACCGTCCAGACGATCGACGACGAGCGCTCCATGATGTGGCTCACACGGCGGCGGCCGGGCAGCCGGTGGACGCGGCTGAGCAAGGAACGGGTCGCGCGCGCCGAGGCGGACGGCAGGATGACCGACGCGGGTCGCGCGGTGATCGACGCGGCCCGCGCCGACGGCTCGTGGACGAGGTACGACGACGCCGAGGCGCTCGTCGTCCCCGACGACCTGGCCTCGGCGTTCGCCGCCGCACCGCCCGCTCGTGAGCACTGGGACGCCTTCCCGCCGGGCGTGCGCCGGCTGATCCTGGGGTGGGTCGCGGACGCCAAGCGGGCCCCGACGCGCGCGGCCCGGATCGCCGAGACGGCCGAGAAGGCGCAGCGCGGGGAGCGCGCGCACTCCCAGCCCCGCTGA
- a CDS encoding winged helix-turn-helix transcriptional regulator, whose translation MSATASGTDRSPAPDALHVPVPDGGGCGADHASSEVRRVLDRVGDKWSALILGTLSSGPLRFTELLHGISGISQRMLTLNLRQLERDGLVSRTVHAVVPPRVDYELTDLGRTLLPPVLALVEWAMENTDAIQGHRERFDTRAAGAQG comes from the coding sequence ATGTCCGCAACGGCCAGCGGTACCGACCGGTCGCCCGCTCCCGACGCCCTGCACGTGCCCGTCCCCGACGGCGGCGGCTGCGGTGCCGACCACGCGAGCAGCGAGGTCCGGCGCGTCCTGGACCGGGTCGGGGACAAGTGGAGCGCACTCATCCTCGGCACGCTCTCGAGCGGCCCGCTGCGCTTCACCGAGCTGCTGCACGGCATCAGCGGGATCTCCCAGCGCATGCTCACGCTCAACCTGCGCCAGCTCGAGCGCGACGGGCTCGTGAGCCGCACGGTCCACGCGGTCGTCCCGCCGCGCGTCGACTACGAGCTCACCGACCTGGGGCGCACGTTGCTGCCGCCGGTCCTGGCGCTCGTGGAGTGGGCCATGGAGAACACCGACGCGATCCAGGGGCACCGGGAGCGCTTCGACACCCGGGCCGCGGGCGCACAGGGCTGA
- a CDS encoding SufE family protein: protein MTDDAATELPPVLTEIRDDFLALGERDRLQLLLEFSRELPDLPARYQNAPGLLERVEECQSPVRAFAEVEADGVHLYATAPAEAPTTRGFASILAQGLDGLTPEQALAVPDDYPFMIGLTNAVSPLRLNGMTGILLRAKRQIREQVAAG, encoded by the coding sequence ATGACTGACGACGCCGCGACCGAGCTGCCCCCGGTCCTCACCGAGATCCGCGACGACTTCCTCGCGCTCGGCGAGCGCGACCGCCTCCAGCTCCTCCTCGAGTTCTCGCGCGAGCTCCCGGACCTGCCCGCGCGCTACCAGAACGCCCCCGGGCTGCTCGAGCGCGTCGAGGAGTGCCAGTCGCCCGTCCGGGCGTTCGCCGAGGTCGAGGCCGACGGCGTGCACCTGTACGCGACGGCCCCCGCCGAGGCCCCGACCACGCGCGGTTTCGCGTCGATCCTGGCGCAGGGGCTCGACGGGCTGACCCCCGAGCAGGCGCTCGCCGTGCCCGACGACTACCCCTTCATGATCGGGCTGACCAACGCGGTGAGCCCCCTGCGGCTCAACGGCATGACGGGCATCCTGCTGCGTGCCAAGCGCCAGATCCGCGAGCAGGTCGCGGCAGGCTGA
- a CDS encoding DEAD/DEAH box helicase encodes MSTTTPTTRPEPGLVRHLPAPDGSGTPDPDALYEGFTEWATETGIDLYAHQDEAVIEIFSGAHVILATPTGSGKSLVAVGAHYAALAAHRAGVPGRSYYTAPLKALVSEKFFALVAVFGSANVGMMTGDSSVNPTAPIICCTAEILANIALRDGADADVAQVVMDEFHYYADPQRGWAWQVPLLELPQAQFVLMSATLGDTSTFTEDLESRTGRPVAEVTSAERPVPLTFAYVVEPLGEVIEELVTTHRAPVYVVHFTQKDAVDRAQALLSINVASRSEKDAIAAELGDFRFTSGFGRTLSKFLRHGVGVHHAGMLPKYRRVVERLTQAGLLKVVCGTDTLGVGINVPIRTVLMTSLVKFDGERMRHLTAREFHQIAGRAGRAGYDTLGEVLVMAPEHVIENRKLLAKAGDDPKKLKKIVRKKAPAGAVNWTDATFERLRDADPEALTSHFTVNHAMVLNVLARGDKGEDPVRAMKHLLTANHDTDAQRERHVRQVFRIYRSLRVAGIVERVRVPDPTYPSGQRPTVRLTVDLPREFALNQPLSPFALAALDLLDVESPTHALDVVSVLEATLSDPRQVLVAQQHRARGEAVAAMKAEGYEYEERMALLETITWPKPLADLLEPAFVTYKHSNPWVSDAELSPKSVVRDMVERAMTFAEFVSVYGLDRTEGVVLRYLADAYRSMRQTISEEHRTEEVQDITEWLGELVRGTDSSLLDEWERLANPVDDDADDEVGDGPLSGTGAEAPVRPVTGNPRSFRVLVRNALFRRVELAARENYDALEALDKASGWDGDAWADALDPMFELHGNDAIGVDAAARSSALVQIFENGVRPDGERVEPGTWFVRQVLDDPAGDHDWAISAVVDLAASDEAGAVVLSVVAVGTI; translated from the coding sequence ATGAGCACCACGACCCCCACCACCCGTCCCGAGCCCGGCCTGGTTCGTCACCTGCCGGCACCGGACGGCTCGGGCACCCCGGACCCTGACGCCCTCTACGAAGGGTTCACCGAGTGGGCCACCGAGACGGGGATCGACCTCTACGCGCACCAGGACGAGGCCGTCATCGAGATCTTCTCGGGCGCGCACGTCATCCTGGCCACGCCCACGGGCTCGGGGAAGTCGCTCGTGGCGGTCGGCGCGCACTACGCGGCCCTCGCCGCGCACCGCGCAGGAGTCCCCGGCCGCAGCTACTACACGGCCCCGCTCAAGGCGCTCGTGAGCGAGAAGTTCTTCGCGCTCGTCGCGGTGTTCGGGTCCGCGAACGTGGGCATGATGACGGGCGACTCGTCGGTCAACCCGACCGCGCCCATCATCTGCTGCACCGCGGAGATCCTCGCGAACATCGCGCTGCGCGACGGTGCCGACGCGGACGTCGCGCAGGTCGTCATGGACGAGTTCCACTACTACGCGGACCCGCAGCGCGGCTGGGCGTGGCAGGTCCCGCTGCTCGAGCTGCCGCAGGCGCAGTTCGTGCTGATGTCCGCGACGCTGGGCGACACCTCGACGTTCACCGAGGACCTCGAGTCCCGCACGGGACGTCCCGTCGCCGAGGTCACGAGCGCCGAGCGCCCCGTGCCGCTCACGTTCGCCTACGTCGTCGAGCCGCTGGGCGAGGTGATCGAGGAGCTCGTCACGACGCACCGTGCTCCCGTGTACGTCGTGCACTTCACGCAGAAGGACGCGGTCGACCGCGCCCAGGCCCTGCTGAGCATCAACGTCGCGAGCCGCTCCGAGAAGGACGCGATCGCGGCCGAGCTGGGCGACTTCCGCTTCACCTCGGGGTTCGGCAGGACGCTCAGCAAGTTCCTGCGGCACGGCGTGGGCGTGCACCACGCGGGCATGCTGCCCAAGTACCGGCGCGTGGTCGAGCGCCTGACCCAGGCGGGGCTGCTCAAGGTCGTGTGCGGCACCGACACCCTGGGCGTGGGCATCAACGTCCCCATCCGCACGGTCCTCATGACGAGCCTCGTGAAGTTCGACGGCGAGCGCATGCGCCACCTCACGGCGCGCGAGTTCCACCAGATCGCGGGCCGCGCGGGCCGGGCGGGCTACGACACGCTCGGCGAGGTCCTCGTCATGGCCCCCGAGCACGTGATCGAGAACCGCAAGCTGCTCGCCAAGGCCGGGGACGACCCCAAGAAGCTCAAGAAGATCGTCCGCAAGAAGGCTCCCGCCGGTGCGGTCAACTGGACCGACGCGACGTTCGAGCGCCTGCGCGACGCCGACCCCGAGGCCCTGACCAGCCACTTCACGGTCAACCACGCCATGGTGCTCAACGTGCTCGCGCGCGGTGACAAGGGCGAGGACCCGGTGCGCGCCATGAAGCACCTGCTCACCGCGAACCACGACACCGACGCCCAGCGCGAGCGCCACGTGCGCCAGGTGTTCCGCATCTACCGCTCGCTGCGCGTCGCGGGCATCGTCGAGCGCGTGCGCGTGCCCGACCCGACGTACCCGAGCGGGCAGCGCCCCACCGTGCGCCTCACGGTCGACCTGCCGCGCGAGTTCGCGCTCAACCAGCCGTTGTCGCCCTTCGCGCTCGCGGCGCTCGACCTGCTCGACGTCGAGTCGCCCACGCACGCGCTCGACGTCGTCTCGGTCCTGGAGGCTACGCTGTCCGACCCGCGCCAGGTGCTCGTCGCGCAGCAGCACCGGGCCCGCGGCGAGGCCGTGGCGGCCATGAAGGCCGAGGGGTACGAGTACGAGGAGCGCATGGCGCTGCTCGAGACCATCACGTGGCCCAAGCCCCTCGCGGACCTGCTCGAGCCCGCGTTCGTGACGTACAAGCACTCGAACCCGTGGGTCTCCGACGCCGAGCTCTCGCCCAAGTCGGTCGTGCGCGACATGGTCGAGCGGGCCATGACGTTCGCCGAGTTCGTCTCGGTGTACGGCCTGGACCGCACCGAGGGTGTGGTGCTGCGCTACCTCGCCGACGCGTACCGTTCGATGCGCCAGACGATCTCCGAGGAGCACCGCACCGAGGAGGTCCAGGACATCACCGAGTGGCTGGGCGAGCTGGTGCGCGGTACCGACTCGTCGCTGCTCGACGAGTGGGAGCGCCTGGCCAACCCCGTCGACGACGACGCGGACGACGAGGTCGGCGACGGCCCGCTGTCCGGCACGGGCGCCGAGGCCCCGGTCCGTCCCGTCACGGGCAACCCGCGCTCGTTCCGCGTCCTGGTCCGCAACGCCCTGTTCCGTCGGGTCGAGCTCGCGGCGCGCGAGAACTACGACGCGCTCGAGGCGCTCGACAAGGCGAGCGGCTGGGACGGCGACGCGTGGGCCGACGCCCTCGACCCGATGTTCGAGCTGCACGGCAACGACGCGATCGGCGTGGACGCCGCGGCGCGCTCGTCGGCCCTCGTGCAGATCTTCGAGAACGGCGTGCGGCCCGACGGCGAGCGCGTCGAGCCGGGCACGTGGTTCGTCCGCCAGGTGCTCGACGACCCGGCCGGCGACCACGACTGGGCGATCAGCGCCGTCGTCGACCTCGCGGCGAGCGACGAGGCCGGGGCCGTGGTGCTGAGCGTCGTGGCGGTCGGGACGATCTGA
- a CDS encoding sulfurtransferase has protein sequence MSAPLDTTEKIAAYAHPDRLVSTDWLAEHLHDENVVVVESDEDVLLYETGHIPGAVKVDWHTDLNDPDLRDYLDGKGFAQLLGSKGISRDTTVVLYGDKNNWWAAYSAWVFTLFGHEDVRLLDGGRGKWIAEGRETTTDVPTPEPVEYPVVERDDETIRAFKEDVLAHLGNGPLVDIRSPQEFTGERLHIPDYPEEGVLRGGHIPTARNVPWATAVAADGTYKSREELEAIYQEGGLGLSTDDDVITYCRIGERSSHTWFALTYLLGFDKVRNYDGSWTEWGNAVRVPIVKGAEPGEVPARL, from the coding sequence ATGTCCGCTCCCCTCGACACGACCGAGAAGATCGCCGCCTACGCCCACCCCGACCGCCTGGTCTCCACCGACTGGCTCGCCGAGCACCTGCACGACGAGAACGTGGTCGTCGTCGAGTCCGACGAGGACGTGCTGCTCTACGAGACGGGTCACATCCCGGGCGCGGTCAAGGTCGACTGGCACACCGACCTCAACGACCCCGACCTGCGCGACTACCTCGACGGCAAGGGCTTCGCCCAGCTCCTGGGCTCCAAGGGCATCTCGCGCGACACCACGGTCGTCCTGTACGGCGACAAGAACAACTGGTGGGCCGCGTACTCGGCGTGGGTCTTCACGCTGTTCGGCCACGAGGACGTCCGTCTCCTCGACGGCGGTCGTGGCAAGTGGATCGCCGAGGGCCGCGAGACCACGACCGACGTCCCCACGCCCGAGCCCGTCGAGTACCCGGTGGTCGAGCGCGACGACGAGACGATCCGCGCCTTCAAGGAGGACGTGCTCGCGCACCTCGGCAACGGCCCGCTCGTCGACATCCGTTCGCCCCAGGAGTTCACGGGCGAGCGCCTGCACATCCCGGACTACCCCGAGGAGGGCGTGCTGCGCGGGGGCCACATCCCCACGGCGCGCAACGTCCCGTGGGCGACCGCGGTCGCAGCCGACGGCACGTACAAGTCGCGCGAGGAGCTCGAGGCGATCTACCAGGAGGGCGGCCTGGGCCTGTCGACCGACGACGACGTCATCACGTACTGCCGCATCGGCGAGCGGTCGAGCCACACGTGGTTCGCGCTGACGTACCTGCTGGGCTTCGACAAGGTCCGCAACTACGACGGCTCGTGGACCGAGTGGGGCAACGCGGTCCGCGTCCCGATCGTCAAGGGAGCCGAGCCGGGCGAGGTCCCCGCGCGCCTCTGA
- a CDS encoding DUF1254 domain-containing protein codes for MGTLSNDLRTLSHEAYLYLYPLVTMDLSRRQATNLEAGVRPGFGPPNVFHHLREFPPADFRAVVRPNFDTLYANLWLDLTDGPVLLHVPDTDDRYYMLPLLDMWTEVFATIGKRTTGTGAGDYLIVGPDYEGDLTEFYDDLPEDAALIVAPTPHVWVIGRIQTNGVADYPAVHAVQDGLSVQELGERPPFEIDPTADTRTEPLHLVDSLSAVDFFTDATRLLDTNPPHLTDFSVLARIGALGIVPGEDFDAGQFDDAEIAEIEAGAASARALLDTSRATLGTVANGWMLYRDTMGVYGNFYLKRAVVTLVGLGANPVEDAIYPLLATDAAGQALDGDHDYVLHFDADQLPPAAAFWSVTMYDAEGYQVANALDRFAIGDRDDLQYSEDGSLDLYLQHESPGADRESNWLPAPRGPLGVTTRLYAPLPDALDGRWVPPVVRRV; via the coding sequence ATGGGAACCCTGTCGAACGACCTGCGCACGCTGAGCCACGAGGCGTACCTCTACCTGTACCCGCTCGTGACCATGGACCTCAGCCGGCGTCAGGCCACGAACCTGGAGGCGGGGGTCCGCCCCGGGTTCGGGCCGCCCAACGTGTTCCACCACCTGCGGGAGTTCCCGCCCGCGGACTTCCGGGCGGTGGTCCGGCCCAACTTCGACACGCTGTACGCGAACCTGTGGCTCGACCTGACCGACGGCCCCGTGCTGCTCCACGTCCCCGACACCGACGACCGCTACTACATGCTGCCCCTGCTGGACATGTGGACCGAGGTGTTCGCGACGATCGGCAAGCGGACCACGGGGACGGGCGCGGGGGACTACCTGATCGTCGGACCGGACTACGAGGGCGACCTCACGGAGTTCTACGACGACCTCCCGGAGGACGCCGCGCTGATCGTCGCGCCCACCCCGCACGTGTGGGTCATCGGGCGCATCCAGACCAACGGCGTCGCGGACTACCCGGCGGTCCACGCGGTGCAGGACGGCCTGTCGGTGCAGGAGCTGGGGGAGCGGCCGCCGTTCGAGATCGACCCGACCGCGGACACCCGCACCGAGCCGCTGCACCTCGTGGACTCCCTCAGCGCGGTGGACTTCTTCACGGACGCGACGAGGCTCCTCGACACGAACCCGCCGCACCTGACCGACTTCTCGGTGCTCGCCCGCATCGGTGCGCTGGGCATCGTCCCGGGCGAGGACTTCGACGCCGGGCAGTTCGACGACGCCGAGATCGCGGAGATCGAGGCCGGGGCGGCGAGCGCCCGCGCGCTGCTGGACACGTCGCGCGCGACGCTCGGGACCGTGGCGAACGGCTGGATGCTCTACCGCGACACCATGGGCGTCTACGGGAACTTCTACCTCAAGCGGGCCGTCGTCACGCTCGTGGGGCTGGGAGCCAACCCGGTCGAGGACGCGATCTACCCGCTCCTCGCGACCGACGCGGCCGGTCAGGCCCTGGACGGGGACCACGACTACGTGCTGCACTTCGACGCCGACCAGCTCCCGCCTGCGGCGGCCTTCTGGTCGGTCACGATGTACGACGCCGAGGGCTACCAGGTGGCGAACGCCCTCGACCGGTTCGCGATCGGGGACCGCGACGACCTGCAGTACAGCGAGGACGGGTCGCTCGACCTGTACCTGCAGCACGAGAGCCCGGGCGCGGACCGCGAGTCGAACTGGCTCCCCGCGCCGCGCGGTCCGCTGGGCGTGACGACGCGGCTCTACGCGCCGCTCCCCGACGCGCTCGACGGTCGCTGGGTCCCGCCGGTCGTGCGCAGGGTCTGA
- a CDS encoding VIT1/CCC1 transporter family protein codes for MSTPGRQRTPHEGEQHRSEGTGARLNRLRAGVLGANDGIVSTAGVVVGVAATSTSIPVIATAGAAALLAGALSMAAGEYVSVSTQRDTEEAMLAKERQELATMPDEELAELAGIYRAKGLTPELAHEVAVQLTANDPLAAHADAELNIDPDDLTSPWEAAVASIVSFTVGGLLPMAAILLAPPAARIPVTFVAVVLALVLTGWGSARLGQAPTRRATIRTVLGGAIAMAVTYGIGSLVDVNV; via the coding sequence ATGAGCACACCGGGACGGCAGAGGACTCCGCACGAGGGCGAGCAGCACCGGAGCGAAGGGACCGGTGCACGGCTCAACCGCCTCCGCGCCGGCGTCCTCGGCGCGAACGACGGCATCGTGTCGACCGCGGGCGTCGTGGTGGGCGTCGCCGCGACCAGCACGTCGATCCCGGTCATCGCGACCGCGGGCGCCGCGGCGCTGCTCGCCGGAGCGCTGTCGATGGCCGCGGGCGAGTACGTCTCGGTGAGCACGCAGCGCGACACCGAGGAGGCCATGCTCGCCAAGGAGCGCCAGGAGCTCGCGACCATGCCCGACGAGGAGCTCGCCGAGCTCGCGGGGATCTACCGCGCCAAGGGGCTCACGCCCGAGCTCGCGCACGAGGTCGCGGTCCAGCTCACCGCCAACGACCCGCTCGCGGCCCATGCGGACGCCGAGCTGAACATCGACCCCGACGACCTGACGTCGCCGTGGGAGGCAGCGGTCGCCTCGATCGTGTCGTTCACGGTCGGCGGTCTGCTGCCCATGGCGGCGATCCTGCTCGCGCCCCCGGCCGCGCGCATCCCGGTCACGTTCGTCGCGGTCGTCCTGGCGCTGGTCCTCACGGGCTGGGGCAGCGCACGCCTGGGGCAGGCGCCGACCCGGCGCGCGACGATCCGCACGGTCCTGGGGGGCGCGATCGCCATGGCGGTCACGTACGGGATCGGGTCGCTCGTCGACGTGAACGTCTAG
- the ybaK gene encoding Cys-tRNA(Pro) deacylase: MAKKQKSPHAGTPALVALEKAGVPHTVHPYEHDPSSDLSYGLEAAAAIGIPAEQVFKTLVTSVDGALVVGVVPVDRKLDLKALAHAAGGKKAAMAEQAAAERATGYVVGGISPLGQRQRLRTVVDESALAFDAVYVSGGRRGLDVGLSPADLVSLTGAVTAPISRD; encoded by the coding sequence GTGGCCAAGAAGCAGAAGTCGCCCCACGCCGGCACCCCCGCACTCGTCGCGCTCGAGAAGGCCGGGGTGCCGCACACCGTGCACCCCTACGAGCACGACCCGTCCTCCGACCTGAGCTACGGGCTCGAGGCCGCCGCGGCGATCGGCATCCCGGCCGAGCAGGTGTTCAAGACCCTGGTGACGTCGGTCGACGGGGCGCTCGTCGTGGGCGTCGTCCCCGTGGACCGCAAGCTCGACCTCAAGGCTCTCGCGCACGCGGCGGGCGGCAAGAAGGCCGCGATGGCCGAGCAGGCCGCGGCCGAGCGCGCGACCGGGTACGTGGTGGGTGGCATCTCGCCGCTCGGCCAGCGCCAGCGGCTGCGCACCGTGGTCGACGAGTCGGCGCTCGCGTTCGACGCGGTCTACGTCTCGGGCGGGCGCCGCGGGCTCGACGTGGGCCTGTCGCCCGCCGACCTGGTCTCGCTCACGGGCGCGGTGACGGCGCCGATCTCGCGGGACTGA
- a CDS encoding DoxX family protein gives MNIALWIAAGLLAVAFAGAGFMKLTTPAGKLMEQMRWVTPGRLTAVRVLGALEILGAVGLILPLVTGVAPILTPIAAVGLAITQLGAIPLHVRLGEKQSVPVNTVLLLLAVFVAVGRFAGWGE, from the coding sequence ATGAACATCGCCCTCTGGATCGCCGCAGGTCTGCTCGCCGTCGCCTTCGCCGGCGCGGGCTTCATGAAGCTCACCACCCCGGCCGGCAAGCTCATGGAGCAGATGCGCTGGGTCACGCCCGGCCGCCTCACGGCCGTCCGTGTGCTCGGGGCGCTCGAGATCCTCGGCGCCGTCGGCCTGATCCTGCCGCTCGTGACCGGCGTCGCGCCGATCCTGACCCCGATCGCGGCGGTCGGCCTCGCGATCACGCAGCTCGGCGCCATCCCGCTGCACGTCCGCCTCGGCGAGAAGCAGTCCGTGCCGGTCAACACCGTCCTGCTGCTGCTCGCGGTGTTCGTCGCCGTGGGGCGCTTCGCCGGCTGGGGCGAGTGA
- a CDS encoding bile acid:sodium symporter family protein, with amino-acid sequence MRQVLKQWVDPFIVALVATMVLGLVVPVPAEAQRVVDAVADVAVAVLFLVYGMRLSTTEVWSGLRNVRLQGGILASTYVVFPLVGLAVSWAVTPLVGAPLAAGILFLSLLPSTVQSSVAFTSVARGNIAGAICGATVSNVVGMVVTPLLVLWFMSSSGATGGLSGLRDVLAHLLAPFVVGQLLQPFVGRWIRARRWLTLSVDRGTILIVVFGAVAAATSAGVWAGISGWTILALVGISAVILAVLLAVTWWGGAVLRLGVEDRIALLMCGSKKSLATGLPMAAVLFPVAVAGTIAVPVIVFHQLQLIVCAVLARRLALRDGA; translated from the coding sequence GTGCGCCAGGTTCTCAAGCAGTGGGTCGACCCGTTCATCGTGGCGCTGGTCGCGACCATGGTCCTGGGGCTCGTGGTCCCGGTCCCCGCGGAGGCCCAGCGCGTCGTGGACGCGGTCGCGGACGTCGCGGTCGCGGTCCTGTTCCTGGTCTACGGCATGCGCCTGTCGACGACCGAGGTCTGGTCAGGACTGAGGAACGTCCGACTCCAGGGCGGCATCCTCGCCTCGACCTACGTGGTCTTCCCGCTCGTGGGGCTCGCGGTGTCGTGGGCCGTGACCCCGCTGGTCGGCGCCCCGCTCGCGGCGGGCATCCTGTTCCTGTCGCTGCTGCCCTCGACCGTCCAGTCGTCGGTCGCGTTCACGTCGGTCGCGCGCGGGAACATCGCGGGCGCGATCTGCGGGGCGACGGTCTCGAACGTCGTGGGCATGGTCGTGACGCCGCTGCTGGTCCTGTGGTTCATGTCGTCGAGCGGCGCGACCGGCGGACTGAGCGGTCTGCGGGACGTCCTGGCGCACCTGCTCGCCCCGTTCGTCGTGGGCCAGCTCCTGCAGCCGTTCGTGGGCCGATGGATCCGGGCGCGGAGGTGGCTCACGCTGTCCGTGGACCGCGGCACGATCCTGATCGTGGTGTTCGGCGCGGTCGCCGCCGCGACGAGCGCGGGCGTGTGGGCCGGGATCTCGGGCTGGACGATCCTCGCGCTGGTCGGGATCAGCGCGGTGATCCTCGCGGTCCTGCTCGCGGTGACCTGGTGGGGCGGGGCGGTGCTTCGCCTCGGTGTCGAGGACCGCATCGCCCTGCTCATGTGCGGGTCCAAGAAGAGCCTGGCCACGGGGCTGCCCATGGCCGCGGTGCTCTTCCCGGTCGCGGTCGCGGGCACGATCGCCGTCCCGGTCATCGTCTTCCACCAGCTCCAGCTCATCGTGTGCGCGGTGCTGGCGCGAAGGCTGGCGCTGCGCGACGGGGCGTGA
- a CDS encoding Acg family FMN-binding oxidoreductase → MSIDDPRIERILAAASRAPSVHNTQPWSVHVHGTTLDVRADDSRRLTHADPAGREMFISCGAFLANLRVAARRESFRPVLSVLPDDGDPALVARVDLVPGVLPDADELDLAVAIERRATSRVPFEDQPLDADVVDDLDKAATSEGARFVSLAPQAPERTVLLDLVRRAEEEAGRDHSGRVEEARWVTNDPDRPDGIPVAALGPRSEDALAPVRHFGGDSTSDRAAFEHRSTLAVLTTPGDSVRDWLAAGQALERVLLTATTYFVHASFATTVLENPTTRAELTTALDAGVPQMVMRLGYSATSPRTPRRPADDVVR, encoded by the coding sequence ATGAGCATCGACGACCCCCGAATCGAACGGATCCTCGCGGCCGCTTCCCGGGCCCCCAGCGTGCACAACACCCAGCCGTGGTCCGTCCACGTGCACGGCACGACGCTCGACGTGCGGGCCGACGACTCGCGCCGTCTGACCCACGCGGACCCGGCAGGACGCGAGATGTTCATCAGCTGCGGAGCGTTCCTCGCGAACCTGCGCGTCGCGGCACGCCGCGAGTCCTTCCGTCCGGTGCTGTCCGTGCTCCCGGACGACGGCGATCCAGCGCTCGTCGCCCGCGTCGACCTGGTCCCCGGTGTCCTGCCCGACGCCGACGAGCTCGACCTCGCGGTCGCGATCGAGCGTCGCGCCACCTCCCGTGTGCCGTTCGAGGACCAGCCGCTCGACGCCGACGTGGTCGACGACCTCGACAAGGCAGCCACGTCCGAGGGGGCGCGGTTCGTGAGCCTCGCGCCGCAGGCCCCCGAGCGGACCGTCCTGCTGGACCTCGTCCGGCGGGCCGAGGAGGAGGCCGGGCGGGACCACTCGGGCCGGGTCGAGGAGGCCCGCTGGGTCACGAACGACCCCGACCGCCCCGACGGGATCCCGGTCGCCGCGCTCGGACCTCGCAGCGAGGACGCCCTGGCGCCCGTGCGCCACTTCGGCGGCGACTCCACGAGCGACCGGGCCGCGTTCGAGCACCGTTCGACGCTCGCGGTCCTCACGACCCCGGGCGACTCCGTGCGCGACTGGCTCGCGGCCGGCCAGGCCCTCGAGCGGGTCCTGCTGACCGCGACGACCTACTTCGTGCACGCCTCGTTCGCGACGACCGTCCTCGAGAACCCGACCACGCGGGCCGAGCTCACCACGGCGCTCGACGCGGGCGTCCCGCAGATGGTCATGCGGCTGGGCTACAGCGCGACGTCTCCCCGGACGCCCCGCCGCCCGGCCGACGACGTCGTCCGGTAG